In Sediminispirochaeta bajacaliforniensis DSM 16054, the DNA window CAGCTCGCAGAGGGCCGCGCTTGCCGCAAGGATGTTGTCTACATTAAACCGTCCCGCCAGGTTGAGCTCGACTCGTGCCTCGCCTGCCGGGGCCTCTAAGGTAAAGGCAATGGATGCCGGGGTTTCTTCGATACCACGGGCCCTGTAATCGGCCTTCATTGCTCCCGCTGCGCTATAGAAGGAGATCGACCTGCAGCCGGATGCAGCTCCGGCAAAAAGATTGTGGTTCGTATCGTCGATATTGATAACGGCTATACCCTGGTTTTTTCCCGTCATGCGGAAAAGGTTGGCCTTGTCGTCCATATACTGTTCCATGGTGCCGTGAAATTCCAGATGTTCATGGCTGATGTTCGTGATCACCGCCGCATCGTAACGGATGTCTCCCAAACGATTGTTTTTGGGAGAGAGACCGTGGCTGGTGGATTCAATGACCGCGTGGCTGCAGCCTGCCTTCACCATGGACCTGAGGGCCTTGTGGATCTCGGTGGCCTCGGGAGTCGACTGCCGAAAATGGTTCTTTACCGATTCTCCCCCCGTATTGAACTGGACCGTGGAGAGGAAACCGCATTTCAGCCCCATACCGGTCAGGAGTTGATGAAGAAAGGAAACGGTCGAACTCTTTCCGTCGGTACCGGTAACCCCGATCACCTTCAGAGCCTCCGAAGGATAATCGTAGAAGGCCGCCGCTATCGGACTCATGGAGGTCCTGCTGTTCGTTACCTGCAGATATGCGATCTCCGGGTGATAGAGGGGAAGGGGAACCTGATGGACTACCGCTCTTGCCCCCGCGGCAATTGCTTGTTCGACAAAGGCATGGCCATCCGCATGAAGGCCGGGAAGGGCAAAATAAAGGTCTCCCTCGCATGTATTCCTGCTGTCGTAACTTAGCCCACTGATGAGGGCGTCGGTTTTACCGTTTCGTGCTTCTATGTTGATATCACCTGTGATTGCTGATAGGCTCTTTTTCATATTGGCATCCTATCAGCTGCTTGTGCTTTGAGCAATAATGGGGGAGTGAGTGTGCACGAGGCTTATGTGACAGATCAGCTTATTGCCTACATCGGAAATAAACGGCGCCTTCTTCCTTTTTTTAATGATGTATTTGCAGAGCTTGAGAAGCTTACCCCGATTAGAAACTTTCTCGACCCCTTTGCCGGTAGCGGAGCGGTGAGCCGGCTTGCAAAAAGCAGGGGCTACCGTGTCCTCGCCGGTGATCTTGAGGAGTATTCAAGGCTTCTTGTTTCCGCTTCAGTGGCTCCTTCCCCTAAGGTGGCCGAGGAGCTGCTTGCTCCCTTCGGCGGCTTTTCATTGTATGCGACGCTTCAGCGGATTGGAGAACAGGAAAGCCCGAGCTTGCAGTCCTACATCAGTCGCTATTATGCTCCCGCGTCCACAGAACATGCCGATTATCGCCGCGAGCGGCTTTTCTATACCAGAGAGAATGCCCTTTTCATCGATAGGGTTCGTGAGCATATCGAAACCCTGATCCCTGGCAATCCTACCGAGCCGAACCTGCGTCTGGCCAAGGATCTGATGATTGCCCCGCTCTTGTACGAGGCTGCTACCAAGGTCAACACATCGGGGGTGTTTAAGGCGTGTCATAAGGGTTTCGGAGGCCATGGCCGGGATGCCTTGAAGCGGATCACCTCGCCGTTGCGTCTCTCCGTCCCTCCGCTTATCGCCGGGCCTTCCGGCTCGGCTGCCTTTCGCTGCGATGCAGCAAGGCTCTTATCCGAATATCCCTTTGATCTCTGCTACATCGACCCTCCCTACAATCAACATCAGTACGGTAGCAACTATCATCTGCTCAATACCATCGCCCTCTGGGATAAACCCCCGATCGGAAACGATTTGGATGCAGCAGGGCATCTTATTCATAAGGCGGGAATCCGTTCCGACTGGAAGGCCACCCGCTCGGCCTTTTGTTCGAAATCCACGGTGGCAGGGGCTTTTCGGGAACTTATGGAACTATCACATGGCCGTCTGATGGCTTTTAGTTACAGCAGTGATGGAATTTTTCCCCTTGAAGAACTCTTCGATCTCTTGAGCCAATATGGATCGGTATCGGTCTACAGCAGCGACTACACCGTTTACAGGGGAGGGAGGCAAAGCCCGACAAAGTCGAATCGAAATATCGAGCTTCTCTTTGTCGTCGACAGGGGATCGGGCGGATCTCGGAACCCTGCCGGTCATAATCTTTTACACCGGCTCCTCCTTCTCCGGGAAGTCGAATCTCTATTGTCCGAGGCCTTTGTTCCTCAGCGGCTTATCTCCTGTTTTCGTACTTCAGCGGATCAGGTGGAACTGTGTTCCGGATTCTCGATAAAAAGCGACCGCCTTTACCGTTTCTCCCTTTTTCCTGGTGAAACACTGGACCGTCTTCGTGAAGAGAAGCTGGAGCAGGTGATAAAAGGGCTGAAAGATGCTCGATGCAGAGACAGGATGGAAGAGGCCGAAGTCCTTCGACGGCTGATCATTGAGCAGCCGAAACGGGGAGATGAACGTCGACTTATTTCCTGCTTGAGAAAAATGGCCCATAAAAAGTATCGGGCCCTCTGGGAAACGGAAGTGGCAAAGACAAAAGAGCTTATCGTCGAAGATCCGATTCGTTTTTCCTCCCTGAAAGCGGAGCTTTCGGCTCTCGAGGCTCTTGCCCATCGCCGGTTCTCCGGCTGATCACCAGGATTCGGTACACTATGGGGAGCACAAAAAAACCGGCGGCAAAAGCCGCCGGTTCTACTCTATTCCGAAAGCGACTCTATCGCCCGTCCTCGTTGTAGAGATAATTGAAGTATTCCATATCTGTGCTGAGTGTCTTGTTGAATTTCGGAAGGGTCTTTCGATAGCTTTCGATGCTTCTCCAGAAATTAAAAAAATTAGGATCGGTCTCATAAGCATCTGCATAGATCGTCGTTGCCGTTGCGTCTGCGGTACCCTTAATGGTCTCCGCCTCTTCGTAGGCCTTGGAAAGGATCTGCTTTTTCTCGTTTTCAAGACGTCCAAGCAGAATCGCTTTCTGCCCTTCACCGTAGGAGCGGTAGGCTTCGGCAATCTGGTTTCGTTCCTTTTTCATTCTTTCATAGACGCTGTTGGTCAACTCATCGGAATATCGTATCTGACGAAGTACCACATCTATCAACTCTATTCCGAATTGAGGCATAAGTTCCGCCGTCGCACTGAACATATCCCGACTGAGCTGCTCTCTGCCCCTGCTTACTTCCTCATAATTTTGATTCGTAAAGGTAAGCTTTTTCAACTCTTCAAGGTTAACTTCATCCTGGCTGACCGCACTATCTCCCTGGCCAATAGTGGGAACGCGGTCGATATCGTTGATGATATTGCTGTTTCGCACAGCTTCCCGTAGGTTGTTCTGACTGATAACGGTACGTACCGAAGAGTCGATGATGCCGTCAAGCCTGGAGTATCCTCCCTCAAGGGTGGAAAGTGATTCGTAGAATTTTTTGGGATCATTGATACGCCATCGAGCGGTGGTGTCGACCCAAATAAACTGATTCTCTTTTGTGGGAATCCGCTGTGCATCTCCATCCCAACCAAGTATTCGTTTCGGATACTTAACCACGTTATCGATCAGAGGGATCTTAAATTTCAGGCCCGCATTCTGTTCCACATCCACAATGGCTCCGAATCGAGTGACTACAGCCTGTTCCCCTTCGTTGATCACATAAAAGGGGCCGATGAGCACGAAAATGATAAAGGCGATAAATACGACGACCAAAACTGTTACAAGCTTTTTCACTGCTGACCTCCCGCCTGCTGGAGGCTCTTTAAAGGAATGAAGTTTTGGAGATGCTTATCAATCAGGTCGGTACCCTCGGCATCGGCAAAGGTGTCTTCCATCATTTCGATGTAAAGGCGCCGTTTGGTGATTTCAGGACTCTTTCTGTATTCACGCTCCACCGAGAGAAATCGGGCAACATCACCGTTTGCCTGGTTCTCGCGTTCCGCCGCATAACCATGGGCTTCCTGGGTTATCCGTTGAGCCTGTCCCCGTGCCTTGGGAATTTCCTTGTTGTACTGCTCTTTCCCCTCGTTGATGAAGCGTTCCATGTCCTGAACCGCCGCATTCACATCCTCAAAGGCTTCCTGTACCTCTCCCTCAGGGGGTACGGTATTTTGCAGTTTGACCGTAGTCACCGTTATGCCGAGGCCGTACTGATCATACTTCTGCTGCATCAGCTCTTGGGCCTGGATTTCGATATTACTCCGTTCCGAACCGATGACATCAAGGATGGCTCGGTCTCCCACAAGCTGGTTGATTATCGATTGGCTGATATCCCGAATCGTCTGGTTTTGATCGTTTACGTTGAACAGCCACGCCTTGGGATCGGAAATGCGGTACTGGATGATCCATTCGACATCGATGATGTTAAGATCCCCGGTAAGCATGATCGATTCTTCTGGAAAGTCTCCAGGGGCATAGATTGTATCGATTCCCGACCGCTGCGTTCGGAAACCGAACTCTTTTTTCTGGACAACCTGGGTCGGTACATTATAGTTATGTTCGATTCCGAAAGGCATTTTAAACTGGAGCCCCGGCCCTACAATC includes these proteins:
- a CDS encoding UDP-N-acetylmuramoyl-L-alanyl-D-glutamate--2,6-diaminopimelate ligase; translation: MKKSLSAITGDINIEARNGKTDALISGLSYDSRNTCEGDLYFALPGLHADGHAFVEQAIAAGARAVVHQVPLPLYHPEIAYLQVTNSRTSMSPIAAAFYDYPSEALKVIGVTGTDGKSSTVSFLHQLLTGMGLKCGFLSTVQFNTGGESVKNHFRQSTPEATEIHKALRSMVKAGCSHAVIESTSHGLSPKNNRLGDIRYDAAVITNISHEHLEFHGTMEQYMDDKANLFRMTGKNQGIAVINIDDTNHNLFAGAASGCRSISFYSAAGAMKADYRARGIEETPASIAFTLEAPAGEARVELNLAGRFNVDNILAASAALCELEEIEPKALEPLFPGLKAVKGRMVPVDEGQTFQVIVDYAHTPGAFRRLFPAIRPLVRGRLFALFSSAGERDLEKRPILGSIADEYCDVIVLADEDPRGENPMALLQEVASGCRNKTKGKNLFLIENRKEAMRYAFSMMKQDDCILLLGKGHEGSIIYADGPVPWDEEERARELLRELTGKGE
- a CDS encoding DNA adenine methylase, which gives rise to MTDQLIAYIGNKRRLLPFFNDVFAELEKLTPIRNFLDPFAGSGAVSRLAKSRGYRVLAGDLEEYSRLLVSASVAPSPKVAEELLAPFGGFSLYATLQRIGEQESPSLQSYISRYYAPASTEHADYRRERLFYTRENALFIDRVREHIETLIPGNPTEPNLRLAKDLMIAPLLYEAATKVNTSGVFKACHKGFGGHGRDALKRITSPLRLSVPPLIAGPSGSAAFRCDAARLLSEYPFDLCYIDPPYNQHQYGSNYHLLNTIALWDKPPIGNDLDAAGHLIHKAGIRSDWKATRSAFCSKSTVAGAFRELMELSHGRLMAFSYSSDGIFPLEELFDLLSQYGSVSVYSSDYTVYRGGRQSPTKSNRNIELLFVVDRGSGGSRNPAGHNLLHRLLLLREVESLLSEAFVPQRLISCFRTSADQVELCSGFSIKSDRLYRFSLFPGETLDRLREEKLEQVIKGLKDARCRDRMEEAEVLRRLIIEQPKRGDERRLISCLRKMAHKKYRALWETEVAKTKELIVEDPIRFSSLKAELSALEALAHRRFSG
- the hflC gene encoding protease modulator HflC — its product is MKKLVTVLVVVFIAFIIFVLIGPFYVINEGEQAVVTRFGAIVDVEQNAGLKFKIPLIDNVVKYPKRILGWDGDAQRIPTKENQFIWVDTTARWRINDPKKFYESLSTLEGGYSRLDGIIDSSVRTVISQNNLREAVRNSNIINDIDRVPTIGQGDSAVSQDEVNLEELKKLTFTNQNYEEVSRGREQLSRDMFSATAELMPQFGIELIDVVLRQIRYSDELTNSVYERMKKERNQIAEAYRSYGEGQKAILLGRLENEKKQILSKAYEEAETIKGTADATATTIYADAYETDPNFFNFWRSIESYRKTLPKFNKTLSTDMEYFNYLYNEDGR
- the hflK gene encoding FtsH protease activity modulator HflK: MPERDVTPGKGPQITLSPRLVIIAIIVIAVVGSVMSSFFKVDGSEQSVVLRLGKFNRIVGPGLQFKMPFGIEHNYNVPTQVVQKKEFGFRTQRSGIDTIYAPGDFPEESIMLTGDLNIIDVEWIIQYRISDPKAWLFNVNDQNQTIRDISQSIINQLVGDRAILDVIGSERSNIEIQAQELMQQKYDQYGLGITVTTVKLQNTVPPEGEVQEAFEDVNAAVQDMERFINEGKEQYNKEIPKARGQAQRITQEAHGYAAERENQANGDVARFLSVEREYRKSPEITKRRLYIEMMEDTFADAEGTDLIDKHLQNFIPLKSLQQAGGQQ